Proteins encoded in a region of the Planococcus citri chromosome 1, ihPlaCitr1.1, whole genome shotgun sequence genome:
- the LOC135835099 gene encoding sialin-like isoform X1 produces MKKKYDVMQIITYDETETSKSGLNETKVKNPGIGVRHLQSLLLALCVFCGYLIRVNLSVTILAMTKPEEPTESKQDYGFPAYYWDEDVQGWLHASFFLGYLVMNFPAACLGVYFNLKMLLLISTIVNGMLDCMTPILINMDYNGTNEFLLQIKEILGEGNWRVFAVLRTMQGMIQAFMIPTIHAIIAQWAPPNERGRLVGFIMTGIPFGTMVALAGSGELTSNANLGWPSVFYISGVCSILWALFWGWFGFSSPSAHPTISSEEYNYICSELPPKSEKKVPWIDLFTSLPVWAIVIAHTTHNWGFWLLLSEMPTFLHAVSGFNIKSDGLLSSTPYVTMWLLQFPVMWVADTLNKRGITSLTISRKIWTSIGLWGSAAGLLVLGHLDNNTLAAVSLYIVSVGIGCCCNVGFNVNHMDLTSNYAGIAMGLSNGIAATGGFGAPLMVSVLVQDITSVSQWRTVFYAGAGILFLGNLFFVLFGSGETQSWNNKHKDTRC; encoded by the exons atgaagaaaaaatacgaTGTGATGCAAATAATCACCTATGATGAAACTGAAACGAGCAAGAGTGGGTTAAACGAAACGAAGGTTAAAAATCCAG GTATCGGTGTGCGACATTTGCAAAGTTTATTATTAGCATTATGCGTTTTCTGTGGATATCTCATAAGGGTCAACTTATCAGTGACAATCCTTGCTATGACCAAACCTGAAGAACCAACCGAGTCGAAACAAGATTATGGATTTCCT gcaTATTACTGGGATGAAGATGTGCAAGGTTGGCTACACGCGTCCTTCTTTCTTGGTTACCTTGTTATGAACTTTCCTGCAGCTTGCTTAGGAGtgtatttcaacttgaaaatgttACTGTTGATTTCAACCATTGTAAATGGAATGTTGGACTGTATGACTCCAATTCTGATCAACATGGATTACAATGgaacaaatgaatttttgttacaaataaaagaaattcTCGGCGAGGGAAATTGGAGAGTTTTTGCTGTGCTTCGAACCATGCAAGGAATGATTCAA GCGTTTATGATACCGACAATTCACGCCATAATTGCCCAATGGGCTCCTCCCAATGAACGAGGTCGATTGGTAGGATTCATCATGACCG GTATACCATTTGGCACAATGGTCGCATTGGCAGGTTCTGGAGAGTTGACCAGTAATGCCAACTTGGGTTGGCCTTCGGTATTCTATATTAGTGGTGTTTGTAGCATATTATGGGCTCTGTTCTGGGGATGGTTTGGTTTCAGTAGCCCTTCAGCGCATCCAACTATTTCATCCGAAGAATATAATTACATTTGTAGTGAATTACCACCGAAATCTGAA AAAAAAGTACCATGGATTGATCTGTTCACGAGTCTTCCCGTCTGGGCCATTGTTATCGCTCATACAACCCACAATTGGGGATTCTGGTTACTTTTATCCGAAATGCCAACCTTTTTACATGCAGTTTCAGGCTTCAATATAAAATCA GACGGATTACTTTCTTCCACACCTTACGTAACCATGTGGTTATTACAATTCCCCGTCATGTGGGTAGCTGATACACTAAATAAACGAGGTATAACATCATTAACAATCTCGCGAAAGATATGGACTTCTATTG GTCTTTGGGGATCAGCAGCTGGTCTTTTGGTACTTGGGCATTTAGATAATAACACACTAGCTGCTGTAAGTTTATACATTGTTTCTGTTGGTATTGGATGCTGCTGTAATGTAGGCTTCAACGTCAACCATATGGATTTAACATCGAACTACGCCGGTATCGCTATGGGTCTGTCGAATGGTATCGCAGCCACGGGTGGTTTTGGGGCTCCACTTATGGTCAGCGTTTTAGTGCAGGATATT ACTTCAGTAAGTCAATGGCGTACAGTTTTTTATGCAGGAGCAGGTATCCTCTTCCTTGGCAACTTGTTCTTTGTACTTTTTGGTTCTGGTGAAACCCAATCCTGGAATAATAAGCATAAGGATACTAGATGctga
- the LOC135835099 gene encoding sialin-like isoform X2: protein MKKKYDVMQIITYDETETSKSGLNETKVKNPGIGVRHLQSLLLALCVFCGYLIRVNLSVTILAMTKPEEPTESKQDYGFPAYYWDEDVQGWLHASFFLGYLVMNFPAACLGVYFNLKMLLLISTIVNGMLDCMTPILINMDYNGTNEFLLQIKEILGEGNWRVFAVLRTMQGMIQAFMIPTIHAIIAQWAPPNERGRLVGFIMTGIPFGTMVALAGSGELTSNANLGWPSVFYISGVCSILWALFWGWFGFSSPSAHPTISSEEYNYICSELPPKSEKKVPWIDLFTSLPVWAIVIAHTTHNWGFWLLLSEMPTFLHAVSGFNIKSDGLLSSTPYVTMWLLQFPVMWVADTLNKRGLWGSAAGLLVLGHLDNNTLAAVSLYIVSVGIGCCCNVGFNVNHMDLTSNYAGIAMGLSNGIAATGGFGAPLMVSVLVQDITSVSQWRTVFYAGAGILFLGNLFFVLFGSGETQSWNNKHKDTRC, encoded by the exons atgaagaaaaaatacgaTGTGATGCAAATAATCACCTATGATGAAACTGAAACGAGCAAGAGTGGGTTAAACGAAACGAAGGTTAAAAATCCAG GTATCGGTGTGCGACATTTGCAAAGTTTATTATTAGCATTATGCGTTTTCTGTGGATATCTCATAAGGGTCAACTTATCAGTGACAATCCTTGCTATGACCAAACCTGAAGAACCAACCGAGTCGAAACAAGATTATGGATTTCCT gcaTATTACTGGGATGAAGATGTGCAAGGTTGGCTACACGCGTCCTTCTTTCTTGGTTACCTTGTTATGAACTTTCCTGCAGCTTGCTTAGGAGtgtatttcaacttgaaaatgttACTGTTGATTTCAACCATTGTAAATGGAATGTTGGACTGTATGACTCCAATTCTGATCAACATGGATTACAATGgaacaaatgaatttttgttacaaataaaagaaattcTCGGCGAGGGAAATTGGAGAGTTTTTGCTGTGCTTCGAACCATGCAAGGAATGATTCAA GCGTTTATGATACCGACAATTCACGCCATAATTGCCCAATGGGCTCCTCCCAATGAACGAGGTCGATTGGTAGGATTCATCATGACCG GTATACCATTTGGCACAATGGTCGCATTGGCAGGTTCTGGAGAGTTGACCAGTAATGCCAACTTGGGTTGGCCTTCGGTATTCTATATTAGTGGTGTTTGTAGCATATTATGGGCTCTGTTCTGGGGATGGTTTGGTTTCAGTAGCCCTTCAGCGCATCCAACTATTTCATCCGAAGAATATAATTACATTTGTAGTGAATTACCACCGAAATCTGAA AAAAAAGTACCATGGATTGATCTGTTCACGAGTCTTCCCGTCTGGGCCATTGTTATCGCTCATACAACCCACAATTGGGGATTCTGGTTACTTTTATCCGAAATGCCAACCTTTTTACATGCAGTTTCAGGCTTCAATATAAAATCA GACGGATTACTTTCTTCCACACCTTACGTAACCATGTGGTTATTACAATTCCCCGTCATGTGGGTAGCTGATACACTAAATAAACGAG GTCTTTGGGGATCAGCAGCTGGTCTTTTGGTACTTGGGCATTTAGATAATAACACACTAGCTGCTGTAAGTTTATACATTGTTTCTGTTGGTATTGGATGCTGCTGTAATGTAGGCTTCAACGTCAACCATATGGATTTAACATCGAACTACGCCGGTATCGCTATGGGTCTGTCGAATGGTATCGCAGCCACGGGTGGTTTTGGGGCTCCACTTATGGTCAGCGTTTTAGTGCAGGATATT ACTTCAGTAAGTCAATGGCGTACAGTTTTTTATGCAGGAGCAGGTATCCTCTTCCTTGGCAACTTGTTCTTTGTACTTTTTGGTTCTGGTGAAACCCAATCCTGGAATAATAAGCATAAGGATACTAGATGctga